The following proteins are encoded in a genomic region of Deltaproteobacteria bacterium:
- the tuf gene encoding elongation factor Tu (EF-Tu; promotes GTP-dependent binding of aminoacyl-tRNA to the A-site of ribosomes during protein biosynthesis; when the tRNA anticodon matches the mRNA codon, GTP hydrolysis results; the inactive EF-Tu-GDP leaves the ribosome and release of GDP is promoted by elongation factor Ts; many prokaryotes have two copies of the gene encoding EF-Tu), which produces MPGDNVSMEVALITPIAMEKELRFAIREGGRTVGAGVISEIIE; this is translated from the coding sequence GATGCCCGGAGACAATGTATCGATGGAGGTTGCCCTGATTACGCCGATAGCAATGGAGAAGGAGTTGCGGTTTGCCATTCGCGAGGGTGGCAGGACCGTTGGCGCGGGCGTTATCAGTGAGATTATCGAGTAA
- the secE gene encoding preprotein translocase subunit SecE — MIKKSAKKAPDPGEGTIGRIVGKTGKFLREAKVELKKVKWPTRKELLASTAVVIILTLVVAFFLGLVDFGLIKIIRNVVG, encoded by the coding sequence ATGATAAAGAAGTCGGCAAAGAAGGCTCCGGACCCCGGGGAGGGTACCATAGGCAGAATCGTCGGTAAGACCGGAAAATTTTTGAGAGAAGCCAAGGTGGAACTCAAAAAGGTCAAATGGCCGACGCGGAAAGAACTGCTGGCATCTACCGCCGTTGTTATCATTCTGACGCTCGTGGTCGCATTTTTTCTGGGACTGGTGGATTTCGGTCTCATCAAAATCATTCGAAATGTTGTCGGATAG
- the rpmG gene encoding 50S ribosomal protein L33: MMRDIVTLSCEQCKHRNYTTTKNKRKTPDKLTFKKYCPFCMTHTPHKETK; encoded by the coding sequence ATAATGCGTGATATTGTCACATTATCCTGTGAGCAATGTAAGCACAGGAATTATACGACGACCAAGAATAAGCGAAAGACGCCGGATAAGTTAACATTCAAGAAATATTGCCCTTTCTGCATGACCCATACCCCTCATAAGGAAACAAAGTAG